Proteins from a single region of Nasonia vitripennis strain AsymCx chromosome 5 unlocalized genomic scaffold, Nvit_psr_1.1 chr5_random0006, whole genome shotgun sequence:
- the LOC107981088 gene encoding uncharacterized protein LOC107981088, translated as MDCKYNLENLKESGCERIGNNVDISIPEVSDAEYYNVDDIADIDELLFTKQVAKQIMLYEKTVELIGIIGQTEIRSNVMKFTLQNKTDDVIQVLVSSPEIIKKIKSMIMPGKILLIDGAFAKHRSESLSAGNCSRIIRLRIKYVSPSTV; from the exons ATGG ATTGTAAATATAACCTCGAAAATCTCAAGGAGTCTGGCTGTGAAAGAATtg GTAATAATGTTGATATATCAATTCCTGAAGTCTCCGATGCAGAGTATTATAATGTTGATGACATCGCAGATATTGATGAACTTTTATTCACAAAACAGGTTGCGAAGCAAATCATGTTGTACGAAAAGACAGT GGAACTGATTGGTATTATTGGCCAGACGGAGATAAGATCCAACGTTATGAAATTCACATTACAAAACAAAACTGATGATGTGATTCAAGTTTTAGTCTCGAGTCCagagataataaaaaagataaaatctATGATCATGCCTGGAAAa ATTTTGCTTATTGATGGAGCATTCGCCAAACACAGAAGTGAATCTTTAAGTGCTGGCAACTGTTCGCGTATTATACGTCTccgcataaaatatgtatcACCTAGCACGGTTTGA